The genomic window ATTGCGGTATTTGAAAGCGCGATGATTATTGCACCATTTTGTTTCAATTCGTCAAGTAGCTTATTATCTTCTTCAATTCCAGTATTAAAAATGATTTCTTTGGAAATAGTATGTAACTTGGGAAAAGCTTCTTCTAATAATGTGCTGCCCCAATCAAAGCCTACAATATATCTTCCCTCGTCGGAAAAGTATATTTATTCATCGCTGGAAGCCTCCTTCGCTTGCTATCGTTTGGCCTGTTATCCATTTTGCATAATCACTATGAAGAAAATGGACTAATCTTGCCGCATCATCGGGAGTCCCCCAACGTCCAGATGGAAACATCTTGGTAATCTCATCATAAGCAGATCCAGTTAAGTAATTAGTATCTGTTGGGCCAGGGTTTATACAATTTACTCGTATATTATGACTTGCAAGAGCCGCTGAAGCCTGCACACACAATCCTCTGATTGCTTCTTTTGATACAGCATAGGCAATTTCATTAGTCATGGGGCCTAAGTATTGTCCACTTGTAAAAAGAGTAACAACTCCTCCTTTACTTTTATCAATCTGTTTTGCAAACGATTGAATCATTAACATTGAAGCTCTTACATTTATATTAAAATGGCTATCAATATTTTCCGCTGTACAATCAAAAATTGTGGAATTTACAGAATAAGCATGGTTGAGTACAATCCCATCAAGATTACCAAATAAGTTTTGAGCGCTTTTAATAACTTTCTCCGGTTCTCCATTAGCAGAAAGATCTGTAGATGCTAGCACCCTCACATTATAATTTTTCTCTAAATCACAACAGAAGCTTACAGAAGCATCTGAATATCCCATACTAATATCGTATTGTGGATTTCCATGAACTATGACATTAGC from Oculatellaceae cyanobacterium includes these protein-coding regions:
- a CDS encoding SDR family oxidoreductase, whose translation is MENSLSLNNKNILVTGVSRVSGIGAAIARMCAQSGANVIVHGNPQYDISMGYSDASVSFCCDLEKNYNVRVLASTDLSANGEPEKVIKSAQNLFGNLDGIVLNHAYSVNSTIFDCTAENIDSHFNINVRASMLMIQSFAKQIDKSKGGVVTLFTSGQYLGPMTNEIAYAVSKEAIRGLCVQASAALASHNIRVNCINPGPTDTNYLTGSAYDEITKMFPSGRWGTPDDAARLVHFLHSDYAKWITGQTIASEGGFQR